Within the Catalinimonas niigatensis genome, the region GTTCTTTCAAAGACTGCTTGGATTTACTCATGGTTATATCAGGGATAATTATTGAAGACTAAATACAATGGGCATACTCATTTGCACCCTTACTGCTCGGCCTCTTTGCTTACCGGGTTTCCACTTGGGGGCATTGGCTAGCACGCGCATGGCTTCCTGATCACACTCAGGACTGATGCCTTTCAGTACCTTAAGATCAGTGATTGAGCCATCGGTATTGACGACAAACTGCACGTACACTTTTCCTTCTATATTGTTTCTTATCGCCTTTTGTGGATAATTTAAATTTTTGCTCAGGTAGGTATAAAATGATTTCATCCCATCGGCTGGAGCCGGATCTTCTTCCACAAAAATGAAGGGCGTATCATCTGGCTGCTCCTCGGGAATTTCGGCAGGTACATACTCCGCAATAGCCGTTTCTTCGTCAATATCTATGTCAAGGGTGAAGTCCAGATATATATCCGGTTCTTCTTCATTGGGTATTTCTACAATCTTAGGTAAAGTGATTGGTGGGGGAGGAGGATTTTGAATTGTTGCAGGAATAGGCTTTTGTTCGTCAAACTCTATTTCCTGGGTTCCTAAATCCACGATAGGTCCTCTTTCATAAGACTTCCACTCAAAAGCCAGGGTAACAATGGCTACACTGATGACCAGTCCAATACTGAGGTGCAGGCCTCTTTTGGTTTCCAGGTTAAAGGGGGAGGTTTTCTTTGCTTCCATGTGTGTAGTATTTGATGATGTAATCTAATGTAAAACTAATTTTTTAGTTTTTCAACTAATTTTTTAGTTATAATATCAAATATTTACTTTTACTAGAAGGAACGGGAAACTAAAGGACATAAAAAAGCCGCCTTCTGTATAGCAAAAGGCGGCTTTTTTGGATAAATAAGTTTAAGCTTTTTTCAGCTTTTTAATTTTAATAATCTGGAATTTTTCCAGCATTCTAATTACCGGGTAGCTAGGGTCAATTTCAAACCACTTGGCTGCAAAGTCCAGGCGCTTAGGCAGACGGTGGTGGTTATTCTGGAACAACTCACCCAGCATCAGAAAGTCAAACACCAAAGTGTTTTTTGATTTGTCGCGGTTATCGTAGTTGCTGTAACCGTACATATGTCCACACCAGTTAACAATGGCTCCGTGTATAGGTCCCATCAAATAGTGGATCGGCAGCAAGCCGTACATCAGCCAGTGTGTACCAGGCAGTTGAGCGATAGAGATAGCCCAGATGTAGAAAAGGCTGTAAGCTACACCCCAGGCAACACGTACCATCCAGTTTTCTGCTACTTTCTCAAAAGCATCCCACTCAGGAAGATCCTTAGCAAAACGGGGCTCAGGTTCTACATCATGGTTTACATAGCCATTATAAATGTTTTTGGTCTTCCACATCATGTCAAATAAATTTTCGCTATGATGAGGAGAGTGAGGATCATGCTCGGTATCGCTGTAGGCATGGTGCATACGGTGAAGGATAGCATAGGCTCTGGGACTCAGATAAGATGAGCCCTGCCACATCCAGGTAAAGATGAAGAAGAAACGCTCCCAAAAGGGTGTCATCGTAAATAGCTTATGGGCTGCATAACGATGCAGAAAAAAGGTCTGGCAGAACAAAGAGAAATACCAGTGGGCAATAAAGAATGCAATAATAATCACTGAGTCGAGAGTTTAATTGGATAATATTTTAATAAATAATGTCTATATGCAGTCGTAGCGAAATCATATCTAATATAAATAAAAGATTGAAATTTCAATCCTGTGTGAAAGCAAAAGCAATGATGTTGGCTCCCATTTTTAGCGCCTGTTGTCTTACTTCTTCAGGATCATTATGTATACGCTGATCTTCCCAGCCATTACCCAGGTCGCTTTCATAAGAATAGAAACATACCAAGCGTCCTTCATACATCAACCCAAACCCCTGTGATGGATTCCCATCATGTTCATGAATTTTAGGAAGTCCCTTCGGAAAATTAAATTTCTGGTTGTAAATGGCATGATCGTCTGGCAGTTCTACAAATTCCAGTTCAGGAAACACTTTCTTCATCTCAATCTTGACAAACTCATCCAGGCCATAATTATCATCTATATGCAAAAAACCGCCGGAAATAAGGTATTTACGCAGGTTTTCAGCTTCTTCTTCAGAAAAAACCACATTCCCATGACCAGTCATGTAGATGTAGGGATATAAAAACAATTCAGGGCTACCTACTTCCACTTCTTCCTCCTCAGTAGCCAATTGCGTACGGATAGACTCATTACAAAATTTGATAAGATTGGGCAAAGCCGTTTTGTTAGCATACCAGTCGCCTCCCCCATTATATTTAAGTTTGGCAATTTTGATTCCTCCATTCTGAGCATGTACTTCTGCAAAGCTCAGTATACTGATGAGGGTAAGCAGAATACAAGTGTTCAACTTCATAGGCATAAAAATACGTAAAAAACCAGCTTCTACTGATTTGAAGCTGGCCATTATTCTTTATAAAGGGATATTGACAGTACTTGGTTCAAACTTTTTAATTTTTCTACCTCTCCTAATGTAAGATTTTTGCACAAGAACATTTGATATCAAGCCTTTCCATGACCAAAGCTGAATTTCAGACATAATCATAGACTTTCTTTGCCGTACAATCTATGATTGCAGTACTTTACAAATTGAGCTCAGCGAATAACTTTTCTACTGTTAATTCACAAAAATCGTCCACTATATAATCTGTATTTTCGGCCTCCAATTCTTTTCGGGAATGGGTAGTAGCCACGGCAATCACTTTCATCCCTGCATTTTTTCCTGCCTGCATACCCAGGATGGCATCCTCAAAAACAATGCAGCGCTCAGGGGGCATCTCTAATTTTTGGGCAGCTGTGAGATAGACCTCAGGATTAGGTTTACCTTTGGTGACCATCGTATCATCCACGATGGTAGGGAAAAACTGACGTAAGCCGGTAGACTCCATCGTAAAATTGACATTAGCGGGTGGAGCTGAGGTAGCTACTGCCCTGGGCACGTTCCTGACTTTAAGTTCTTCTAGAAATTCGACTAGTCCATCTACAGGTTTGATATGAGGGCGGTACATGTCGCGATAAACCGCTTCTTTCTCCTCGCCAAGTGCCCGAAGTTCCTTTTTTGAAAGGTCTTTATTTATAAAAGTGGTTAGAATCTCTTCCATTGTACGTCCGTTCACTTTCTGCTTATATTCTTCTTCGGTCATGGCAACATTATGTTTATCAAAAAACTGGAGCCAGGATTTAAGGTGGTATTGATGGTTATCAACAATTACCCCATCCATATCAAAAATGATTGCGATATTACTATTCATAAGGTTAATTACATTGGTTATACTCTATAATGTGGTTTGGGATTTTTTACGAATGTCAACCGGAATGTGTTATTTGTATTCAAAAATATCTGCATAAGCATCGCTTTCACCTACCAAACGTGCGTCTGCCGGAGCGTCGTATACCACCATAATGCTATGATCTTCAGTGAGGGTAATACCTTCAGCTTTATCTTTGCCATAAGGAGTTTCGTGCCCCATGGCAATGTTAAAAAGCTGTTCTACCTGCTCTTCCTGCATGATACTTTCTTTGGCATTTTCAGGTCCACCTTTCATACGGTAAAGGGCAATAGTACCGTCACAGTCCATAGTAGGCCCAGCAAGGATAAGCAAATCATCACCTGCATAAGCAAGTTCTCTTATCCCCATACCTCTCAGGTGAACAAAGTGCTTACGGTACCTATTCTTATGCTTTCCGATCTTTTTCAGCTTGAGCTTACCTTTCTTTTTTTCTTTTACCGCTATCTCAAGAATCATAGCATACCCTCTGAGCACAGGACCACGCAGGCCTAGCATAATACGCTCTCCATGCACTGCTATGCCTTCTATGTCCATTCCATTATCTTTTCCGGGCAGGTGCATAAAAGGACCAACATGCTTATCTTTTTTTAGGGTCTTACTAAGTTTACTATGTTTTTTCCCCGCTTTGACTTTAGCAGCTGCCAGAATCTTGTCAGGTTTTTCAGGATGAGGATGTTTTTTAAACAGTTCATAAGTCCCAGTTTTTTTGTTCAAAATAACGGGAATGCGGGCGATAGTATAGCGGTTAGGATCATTCTTTACCTTGCTAAGCGATTTGATCCGTTTTGAAATAGTCTCATCTTTATCATCTGGCTTATCACGTTTGAGGCTATGAGATCCAACCAGCCAAAGGTAATGGTTTGCATAAGCAATACCTTCAATATCAATTTCTTCACCACTAGCTGGCAGGTTAATATAATCACTTAATAAGAAACGCGTGTGGTTTGCATACCCTTTATCGTTAATGCTGAGCCTTTCCAGGCCGGCACCTTCGTCGAAGGCCAGCCAGAGATTACTTCCAGTACGGGCAACGGTAGAGAGTTCGCTTCTAATCTTGCAATCAGCAATATTACTCTCTTCATCAAACTGAAGAAGTATTTTTTCGTGCTTTGGTGTGCTCATAAAATTTATCCTTTGATACGGTCAGGGTTATCTGCCAGGAATGCCTTCCAGCTTTTAGCTTGCCGAACCGGAGTGGATTTTTGATAATGATGGCAGAGCGCTACCGCCAGAGCATCGGTAGCATCCAGAAGCTGTTGCTCAGCAGAAGGCTGCTCAGGAAATTTTAGGAGATTCTGTAGCATATGGGCTACTTGTTCTTTAGAAGCATTGCCGTTTCCTGTGACCGACTGTTTTACTTTTTTGGGTGCATACTCTACGATTGGAATCTGGCGGCTCAGCGCTGCTGCCATCGCTACTCCCTGTGCCCGGCCCAACTTGAGCATAGACTGGACATTTTTTCCATAGAAAGGAGCCTCTAATGCCATTTCATCTGGAGTATACTGATCGATCAGACCAAGTATGCGGTCAAATATTTTTTTTAGCTTTAGCTCGTGTTGTTTATATTTGGCCAGGCGAATGACTCCGTACTGTAGCAACTCAAGCTGTTTGTGCTTGTGATGGTCATAGCTGATCATGAGTACTCCATAGCCCATGATTTGGGTGCCGGGATCAATTCCTAAAATTATTTTTTCCTGCAAATCTTCCTTTTGCATCTTGCCAGTTTACATTTTGCCGCAGATGCGGGCAAGATACAATCCATATGTTTACAAACCAATGTCGTAAAAGGACCGTCTTATTTTATTTACCTTTGTTCTGCATACACATTGTCTATGGTAATTGTAATAAGTCTGCTCACCTTATTCTATTGTATACTCACAGTTTGGCTATGGTATCATTGGCAGAAAATAACAGTTTTTGATCCCGCTGACAGTGAAAACAGGTCTGAGAAGGTAAGCGTCATTATTCCGATACGTAATGAGGCAAAAACGATCCTATCCCTGCTGGAAGATATTGACCACCAAAGCAGTACTGACGGATCGCATTTTTCTCCTCAGCAGCTCGAGGTAATTGTAGTAGATGACCAATCTGAAGATGATTCGGTTGCTTTGGTTGAATCCTATAAGAGTGAGAACTTTCAGCTTCATCTGTTGGCCCTGGAGTTGCCTGAAAAATTTGTAGGTTCGCATAAAAAACTGGCCATCAGCCAGGCTATTGCTTCTGCCCAGGGAGATATCATCATGACTACCGATGGCGACTGCCATCTGGGGCCTCAATGGATAACGACCATACTCCACTTTTTGAGAGCACAAAATGCTGTAATGGTATCTGCACCGGTAACGTTTGAACAGGGAAAAACAAGGTTTGAACAATTGCAATTGATAGAGTTTGCCAGTCTGATTGGTGCAGGAGCAGCCTGTATGCAGGCAGGTATTCCCAATATGTGCAATGGGGCAAATCTTACTTTTACCAAAAAAGCATTTCTGGAAGTCAAAGGATATGAGGGAAGCATGCATATTCCTTCCGGTGACGATGAATTTCTGATGCAGAAGTTACACCAGCGGTATCCGGGACAAATCTACTTTCTGAAAAACAAAGAAGCGGTTGTACATACAGCAGCCCAGAAGAGTATAAAACACTTTTATCATCAACGTAAACGCTGGGCGGGCAAATGGAAGTTGCACAAAAGCATTACTACTGCCTTGTTGGCATTAGGTATATTTACTTTTCATGCCTTGTTCATCGCCGCATGTATATTGACCCTGACAGGAGCGTTTCCCTGGAAAATTCTTCTTTTTTTAGTAACAATCAAAGGTATAGCAGAATTTGTATTCCTTGAGAATGTGCTCAATGCTATGGATAAAAAACTGTCAATATTAAACTTTCTTGTGCTTCAGTTAATTTATTCTCCGTATGCTGTTTTCTTTGGGATAGTCGCTAACTTTGGCGGCTATCAATGGAAAGAAAGGAAGTATATGTGATCTCTGTAAAAAATTACTACCTCATGACAGCGCTTGAATTTGATGTATTAGATGAACTTTATTTTGTAGTAAGCTTTCGTCATTTACAGGAAGAATTGGAGATGGAAGAGCAAACACTGAAGGAAGCATTGCTGGCTTTACTCCAGAAAGGATGGGTCAAATGCTTCAAGGATGCTTCAGAGGAAGCTATGCAGCACGAAACAGAATTTGAGATTAAGTACAAAGAATATTTTTATCTGGCCAGCAAAAAGGGATTGCTGGCTCATAACGGAAGAGTGTAAAAAAAAGCTTTATGGCATTAGACAGAAAAGTAGCCCCTCCTGCCAGACCTATACGTCACGTGGATTTTCTGGAGGCAGAAACAACGCTGCTATCCAATGGAATTCCGGTGCATATGATCAGATCAGGTAAGCAGGCGGTAGTTGGTTTGGAGTTGGTATTCAGACATGGAGGCATCAGGCATGGGAATAAAAACGGAGTGGCTTTTTTTACCTTTAAAATGTTGGCTGAAGGAACTCAGCAAAAAGACTCTGATACAATCTCTAACGAAATAGATAAGTATGGGGCCTTTTTACAACTTTCGCCCGGTCTGGATTATTCTTCTGTAGACCTCTATATGTTGAGCAGGTATGCAGATCCGTTGCTGGCTACCCTTAGGGAGTTGATTACTGAGTCTACTTTTCCGGCCGGTGAACTTCGTAAGTTAAAGAAGATTCAGCAGCAGCATTTGCGGGTAAATAATAAAAAATCTAGTGTACTGGCTTCCAAGACATTTAAAGCTACTCTGTTTGGAGAACAACATCCATATGGAGCCTCGCTTACTGAAGAGGCAATCACTGCGATTGAGCAGGAAGACCTGCGGACTTTTTTTCAGCATCATTTAAAGAATAAATTAGAGATTATTGTATCAGGAGATGTAAGTACTGAAGTATTAGAGGCTATAGAATCACACTTTGGAGATTTGCCAATAGTAGAAGCCTACCCTACAGAAGATAAGCTTCCTCCAACCGCTCTCTCCATGGATAAAAGAGTTATCGTAGAAAGATCTGATAACCTGCAATCTTCCATTCGTATGGGACGCCCTCTTTTTACCAAGGCTCACTCTGATTATCATAAAATGCAAGTGCTAAATACAATATTGGGAGGTTACTTTGGGTCTCGTCTGATGCGGAATATCAGGGAGGATAAAGGGCTTACTTATGGCATTAGTTCAGGACTGGTTTCATTGTGTGATGCCGGTTATTTTGTGATAGGTACTGAGGTAAAAAAAGAAAATACGGCTCATGTATTTGAAGAAATATATAAGGAAATGGCTTATTTACGCGAAGTTCCGCTAGGCGATACGGAACTAAATACCGTAAAAAACTACATGGCAGGAAGATTACTCTCATCTGTTGACACACCTTTTGCTTTGGCTGAAAAGTTTAAAAATATCCATCTCTATGGACTTACTTATAATTTCTATAAAAACCATCTAAATACCATCAATACCATTGATGCTGCAAGCTTGCAAGAGATGGCTCAAAAGTACCTTACCGAAGAAAATATGCGGGAAGTGGTTGTAGGAGCTTATTAAAAGCTGATGCTGATATGGATTTAGGAGCCGGTACCTTAGCATAAGGACTGGCTTTATTTTTTTTATATGTTGCATTTTTTACTCAAAGGGTAGCTTCTTAGCATACTTTCTATACCTGTAAAGAAATTCACTCACACTGGTATTTCAATTGGAATCTAGGTTTTGCTGTTCCCAACATTACATACCAGGTTCTCTCCTCTGCCCTCTACAAATCGCAGAAACTGTGATTTTCAGTTATTTTGCGATGCTATATAAAAATTTTATCAGCCCAAAAGGCCGAAAACTTTTATTAATTCGGATAAGATTATGCTCGATAGTCAGGGAATAACTTCTAATATAGGAGAAACCAGAACCTTTAACAGTAAAATGCAGGAAATAGAGATAGCCGATATAAGACGAATTACGGAAGTAGTCAAGAGCCGGTATGGTTATGATTTCACTGACTATGCCATGTCTTCCTTTAAAAGAAGGATACAGCGAATACTGGAACTGTATAAATTCGCTTCTACAGAGCAATTGATTAAAAAGATAGAGGAGGACACGATTTTCTTTGAGACTTTCCTGGCCGAAATCACCGTTAATGTGACAGAGATGTTTCGCGATCCTTCTTTCTGGAGGGAGGTTCGGGATCATATCATTCCCAATATACTCCTCAACCATGATAGCTTCAGTATCTGGCATGCCGGATGTTCATCCGGAGAAGAAGTCATCTCTATGGCTATTCTGCTCAAAGAGATGGACATATTGCATAAGGTAAATATCATTGCTACTGACATTGATAAGCCAATCCTGAGCAAGGCCATGAAAGCCGAATATTCTCTAAAGAATATGGAGTTAAATGAAAAGAACTACATACGTTTTCAGGGTACTGAATCTGTCAGAAACTATTATGAAGAAAAGAATGGCAATGCTGTATTTGACCGATCTCTGCTAGAGCGGGTGTCTTTCAGAAATTTTGATCTGGTGAAGGGAAATGCTTTTAATAAGTTTGATCTGATCCTGTGTCGTAATGTGATGATCTATTTCAACCAAAACCTGCAAAATACTGTACTGAAAAAGCTACATGAAAGTTTGTTCAAATATGGTTATCTGGCAATAGGGTCTAAAGAATCTCTGATCTGGTGTGAAATTGCGAATCGCTTTATCGTAGCCAACAATGAAGAGAAAATCTACAAAAAGATAAAAGAATAGGAACTGGAAAAGGGTAGATAAGAAACATGAGCCAGTACAATTTAAGCAATATATACAAGGCCGTTGTCATAGGAGGGTCTGCAGGAAGTTTCCAGGGAGTGACTAAGATTTTATCACAGTTGCCTGAAGACTTTGAGCTTCCTATCATTATGTGCCTGCACCGTCTTAAACATGTGCGTAATGGTTTTGTGGAAGCTTTATCTATCAAAAGCATCAAAGAGGTGACAGAGCCTGCTGATAAAGAAAGTATTAAAAAAGGAGGTGTCTATCTGGCTCCATCAAACTATCACCTTTCAGTGGAACTGGGAAACAGGTTTTCTCTTTCTACCGAAGAAATGGTCAATAACTCCCGGCCTTCTATAGACATTACGCTGGAAACCGCTGCTTATGTATTTAAAAATAAATTGATAGGCATTTTACTTTCGGGAGCTAACCGGGATGGGGCGATTGGTATGATGAAGATCAAGCAAAAAGGGGGAATGACCCTTGTGCAAGATCCTGAAGAATGTATGATTGATACTATGCCTAATGCTGCTTTGCAAGTTACAGAAATTGATCATGTATTGAAAATAGATCAGATACTGGATTTTCTTATTGAATTAAACAAACAATACAAATAAAGTTATGCAAGCTATTACCAAGAAGCTAGGCGTTACCTTTACCCTTTTATTCTTTGTAGGGATGGCGTTCTCAATCTATACTTTTTATATGCTACCTGAGCAGATGATACGAGAAGTTCAAGTAGTTGACTTAAAAGTAGTAGGACAGTTACAACCCATATTATTTCAAGTTTATCTTGCTGTAGGAGCAACTGCAATGATGGGCCTGCTCGCCATCACTTCATTGATTTTAGCTAATCGTTCTTATATGGATAGAAGAGGAAGCACTTCTAAAGAAGTGAAAAACACAAGAGAGCTAGCAAAAAAAGATCAGGAGGTGCATGATGCTGAAGAAGAAGCAATAACTATTGATCATGAGGCTATAGAAAGTATTATTGCCTCTGAAACGGATGCTACTCTCATATTTACAAAAGCAATGGCTGTCATATGCAAAGAACTGGAAGCCAGCCAAGCAGCAGCTTATATAGCGCGGCAGAAAAAAGATACACATTATATAGAGTTGTTTGCTACTTATGCATATCATTTGCCAGAAGGTGAAAAGAAAACTTTTCGTTATGGAGAGGGGCTGGCCGGACAAGTAGCCAAAGAAGGCAAATTAATAAATATTGATGCTGTTCCTGAAGGTTATATTCAGATTCTTTCGGGTCTAGGGAATGCCTCTCCCCGTCATTTGATCATCATCCCTCTCAAAGAGGCAGACACAGTGGTAGGTATAGTAGAAATTGCTTCCTTTCATGCTTTTAAACATCAGCATGAGATGGAACTACAACAAGCTTTTGACAAACTGGCACTAAAACTTGTAAATGATGACAATGTAAGTTTAGAAAAAGCTAAGCGTTAAAAAAAACTTATATAACTCGCAATTTGCAGTAGCTTCTTTACTGCTCAAAAGCTAAACTCATTTTAATATCTAAGTCATAGAAATAGAGTATGTTTAAAAAAATAACCATAGGTAGCAAGATAACTCTATTAGTAATTGCAGTAGTGCTGATTACTGTAGTTGCTATCAGTTTTACTGCTTACAACCTGGTGAATGGCAACTTGCAGGATCAGTATCTTGGCAGACTAGAAGTGATTACACATCTGAAAAAAGATCAGGTTGAAGCTTTTTTCAATAGACAGCAAGCTGATGCAAAAAAACTAACGCAAACACTTTCATCTGCTCATGTGATGGAAGTTATCAATAGCTCTGAAGAAGATAGTGGTGACAGTACTGCTATATACGAACTGATAGCTAATGAAAGCCAGAAAACAATTACTAATAATGCTGATATACATCATATTTATCTGTTGAGTACTCAAGGTAAAATATTGTATACAACAGATGATAGTCCAGGTCAGCAGTCAGGAGCATATTTTATAGATCCAGAGGGGGGTATCCTTACCAAATCATTATCATCTACACATTTTAGCTATATTTATGAGAAAGAAGATGCTTACTTTCTGGTGATGGGTATGCCTTTAGAAGGGCAAAAAGGGATTTTAATGACGGAAATTAAGGCAGACCCAGTTTTTGCCTTGGTAAGTGATACAACCGGCTTGGGTGAAAGTGGAGAAGTAATGTTAAGCAGACTCTACAA harbors:
- a CDS encoding HAD family hydrolase; protein product: MNSNIAIIFDMDGVIVDNHQYHLKSWLQFFDKHNVAMTEEEYKQKVNGRTMEEILTTFINKDLSKKELRALGEEKEAVYRDMYRPHIKPVDGLVEFLEELKVRNVPRAVATSAPPANVNFTMESTGLRQFFPTIVDDTMVTKGKPNPEVYLTAAQKLEMPPERCIVFEDAILGMQAGKNAGMKVIAVATTHSRKELEAENTDYIVDDFCELTVEKLFAELNL
- a CDS encoding glycosyltransferase, translating into MVIVISLLTLFYCILTVWLWYHWQKITVFDPADSENRSEKVSVIIPIRNEAKTILSLLEDIDHQSSTDGSHFSPQQLEVIVVDDQSEDDSVALVESYKSENFQLHLLALELPEKFVGSHKKLAISQAIASAQGDIIMTTDGDCHLGPQWITTILHFLRAQNAVMVSAPVTFEQGKTRFEQLQLIEFASLIGAGAACMQAGIPNMCNGANLTFTKKAFLEVKGYEGSMHIPSGDDEFLMQKLHQRYPGQIYFLKNKEAVVHTAAQKSIKHFYHQRKRWAGKWKLHKSITTALLALGIFTFHALFIAACILTLTGAFPWKILLFLVTIKGIAEFVFLENVLNAMDKKLSILNFLVLQLIYSPYAVFFGIVANFGGYQWKERKYM
- a CDS encoding acyl-CoA desaturase — its product is MIIIAFFIAHWYFSLFCQTFFLHRYAAHKLFTMTPFWERFFFIFTWMWQGSSYLSPRAYAILHRMHHAYSDTEHDPHSPHHSENLFDMMWKTKNIYNGYVNHDVEPEPRFAKDLPEWDAFEKVAENWMVRVAWGVAYSLFYIWAISIAQLPGTHWLMYGLLPIHYLMGPIHGAIVNWCGHMYGYSNYDNRDKSKNTLVFDFLMLGELFQNNHHRLPKRLDFAAKWFEIDPSYPVIRMLEKFQIIKIKKLKKA
- a CDS encoding GAF domain-containing protein, with protein sequence MQAITKKLGVTFTLLFFVGMAFSIYTFYMLPEQMIREVQVVDLKVVGQLQPILFQVYLAVGATAMMGLLAITSLILANRSYMDRRGSTSKEVKNTRELAKKDQEVHDAEEEAITIDHEAIESIIASETDATLIFTKAMAVICKELEASQAAAYIARQKKDTHYIELFATYAYHLPEGEKKTFRYGEGLAGQVAKEGKLINIDAVPEGYIQILSGLGNASPRHLIIIPLKEADTVVGIVEIASFHAFKHQHEMELQQAFDKLALKLVNDDNVSLEKAKR
- a CDS encoding DUF3616 domain-containing protein yields the protein MSTPKHEKILLQFDEESNIADCKIRSELSTVARTGSNLWLAFDEGAGLERLSINDKGYANHTRFLLSDYINLPASGEEIDIEGIAYANHYLWLVGSHSLKRDKPDDKDETISKRIKSLSKVKNDPNRYTIARIPVILNKKTGTYELFKKHPHPEKPDKILAAAKVKAGKKHSKLSKTLKKDKHVGPFMHLPGKDNGMDIEGIAVHGERIMLGLRGPVLRGYAMILEIAVKEKKKGKLKLKKIGKHKNRYRKHFVHLRGMGIRELAYAGDDLLILAGPTMDCDGTIALYRMKGGPENAKESIMQEEQVEQLFNIAMGHETPYGKDKAEGITLTEDHSIMVVYDAPADARLVGESDAYADIFEYK
- a CDS encoding energy transducer TonB, encoding MEAKKTSPFNLETKRGLHLSIGLVISVAIVTLAFEWKSYERGPIVDLGTQEIEFDEQKPIPATIQNPPPPPITLPKIVEIPNEEEPDIYLDFTLDIDIDEETAIAEYVPAEIPEEQPDDTPFIFVEEDPAPADGMKSFYTYLSKNLNYPQKAIRNNIEGKVYVQFVVNTDGSITDLKVLKGISPECDQEAMRVLANAPKWKPGKQRGRAVRVQMSMPIVFSLQ
- a CDS encoding CheR family methyltransferase — translated: MQEIEIADIRRITEVVKSRYGYDFTDYAMSSFKRRIQRILELYKFASTEQLIKKIEEDTIFFETFLAEITVNVTEMFRDPSFWREVRDHIIPNILLNHDSFSIWHAGCSSGEEVISMAILLKEMDILHKVNIIATDIDKPILSKAMKAEYSLKNMELNEKNYIRFQGTESVRNYYEEKNGNAVFDRSLLERVSFRNFDLVKGNAFNKFDLILCRNVMIYFNQNLQNTVLKKLHESLFKYGYLAIGSKESLIWCEIANRFIVANNEEKIYKKIKE
- the ruvC gene encoding crossover junction endodeoxyribonuclease RuvC, which encodes MQKEDLQEKIILGIDPGTQIMGYGVLMISYDHHKHKQLELLQYGVIRLAKYKQHELKLKKIFDRILGLIDQYTPDEMALEAPFYGKNVQSMLKLGRAQGVAMAAALSRQIPIVEYAPKKVKQSVTGNGNASKEQVAHMLQNLLKFPEQPSAEQQLLDATDALAVALCHHYQKSTPVRQAKSWKAFLADNPDRIKG
- a CDS encoding DUF4159 domain-containing protein translates to MKLNTCILLTLISILSFAEVHAQNGGIKIAKLKYNGGGDWYANKTALPNLIKFCNESIRTQLATEEEEVEVGSPELFLYPYIYMTGHGNVVFSEEEAENLRKYLISGGFLHIDDNYGLDEFVKIEMKKVFPELEFVELPDDHAIYNQKFNFPKGLPKIHEHDGNPSQGFGLMYEGRLVCFYSYESDLGNGWEDQRIHNDPEEVRQQALKMGANIIAFAFTQD
- a CDS encoding chemotaxis protein CheB is translated as MSQYNLSNIYKAVVIGGSAGSFQGVTKILSQLPEDFELPIIMCLHRLKHVRNGFVEALSIKSIKEVTEPADKESIKKGGVYLAPSNYHLSVELGNRFSLSTEEMVNNSRPSIDITLETAAYVFKNKLIGILLSGANRDGAIGMMKIKQKGGMTLVQDPEECMIDTMPNAALQVTEIDHVLKIDQILDFLIELNKQYK
- a CDS encoding M16 family metallopeptidase, which encodes MALDRKVAPPARPIRHVDFLEAETTLLSNGIPVHMIRSGKQAVVGLELVFRHGGIRHGNKNGVAFFTFKMLAEGTQQKDSDTISNEIDKYGAFLQLSPGLDYSSVDLYMLSRYADPLLATLRELITESTFPAGELRKLKKIQQQHLRVNNKKSSVLASKTFKATLFGEQHPYGASLTEEAITAIEQEDLRTFFQHHLKNKLEIIVSGDVSTEVLEAIESHFGDLPIVEAYPTEDKLPPTALSMDKRVIVERSDNLQSSIRMGRPLFTKAHSDYHKMQVLNTILGGYFGSRLMRNIREDKGLTYGISSGLVSLCDAGYFVIGTEVKKENTAHVFEEIYKEMAYLREVPLGDTELNTVKNYMAGRLLSSVDTPFALAEKFKNIHLYGLTYNFYKNHLNTINTIDAASLQEMAQKYLTEENMREVVVGAY
- a CDS encoding transporter; amino-acid sequence: MERKEVYVISVKNYYLMTALEFDVLDELYFVVSFRHLQEELEMEEQTLKEALLALLQKGWVKCFKDASEEAMQHETEFEIKYKEYFYLASKKGLLAHNGRV